A genomic window from Ignavibacteria bacterium includes:
- a CDS encoding DUF3788 family protein — MDKGKMPGEAELKSALSKTYPYWKTIEEFTLKAEPAAKGNWHFSGAKFGWSYRISDNKRVVIYLLPRDKFFKCAIVFGGKAYDAVMESDVSAEIKNELKAAKPYAEGRGIRLDVKSKAIIDDLMVLVKIKIRI; from the coding sequence ATGGATAAGGGCAAAATGCCCGGTGAAGCTGAACTGAAATCAGCATTAAGCAAAACCTACCCTTACTGGAAAACGATTGAAGAATTCACATTAAAAGCAGAACCTGCAGCAAAAGGCAATTGGCATTTTTCAGGCGCAAAGTTTGGGTGGAGTTACAGGATAAGTGATAATAAACGGGTGGTTATTTACCTGCTGCCGCGGGATAAATTCTTTAAATGTGCAATTGTCTTTGGTGGTAAAGCTTATGATGCGGTTATGGAAAGTGATGTATCAGCTGAAATTAAAAATGAGCTGAAAGCAGCGAAGCCGTATGCTGAGGGAAGGGGTATAAGGCTTGATGTAAAAAGTAAGGCTATAATTGATGATCTTATGGTGCTGGTAAAAATAAAAATCAGGATTTAA
- a CDS encoding glycosyltransferase, which produces MSKPRFPVCHLLYEEYPRDPRVRRYVNALNSTGRNCIVVCSKKKNEKYFENIEGNLVYRIPVSKKRGSFFLTLLEYLLFAWISSFLLLYLQLRYRFKIVHVHTLPDFLIFAALWNKIFGAKLILDLHEIFPELYMARTGAAYDSFKVNLLKTAEKYSIKLANKVITIHDNARDIFIKRNNLSEEKISVVMNSVDPGEFPNPAKPDENNFIIIYNGTIVKLLNLTMIAEALAKLKNEMPSSDFSKIVFRLYGDGPALSEILSLADKLGVADKVQYMGYLQPAEMRKEVLKTGVLILPPLKNIYSDLFYTIKLIETVYLKIPVIATRLKTYLRYYSEDSLFYFDSGSVNELAEKIKEVYYNKSLVQQKTSSARADYDKLSWEIMRDRYLGIVEKLLV; this is translated from the coding sequence ATGAGTAAACCCAGATTTCCGGTGTGCCACCTGCTGTATGAAGAGTATCCGCGCGACCCGAGGGTGCGCAGGTATGTTAACGCCTTAAACAGCACCGGCAGAAACTGCATAGTGGTTTGCAGCAAGAAGAAGAACGAAAAATATTTTGAAAATATTGAAGGCAACCTGGTTTACCGGATACCGGTTTCAAAAAAACGCGGAAGCTTTTTTTTAACCCTGCTTGAATATTTACTCTTCGCCTGGATATCTTCTTTCCTGCTTTTATACCTGCAGCTTCGCTACAGATTTAAGATAGTTCATGTTCATACTCTGCCTGACTTCCTGATATTTGCCGCTCTGTGGAATAAAATTTTTGGCGCGAAGTTAATTTTAGACCTGCATGAAATATTTCCTGAGCTCTATATGGCGCGCACGGGCGCGGCGTATGATTCATTCAAGGTTAACCTGCTTAAAACCGCGGAAAAATACTCCATAAAGCTTGCGAACAAAGTTATTACCATTCACGATAACGCCCGGGATATTTTTATAAAACGGAATAATTTAAGCGAAGAAAAAATTTCTGTTGTTATGAATTCCGTTGACCCGGGTGAATTCCCGAACCCCGCAAAGCCTGATGAAAATAATTTTATTATTATATATAACGGCACTATTGTAAAGCTGCTTAACCTTACAATGATAGCAGAGGCTTTGGCGAAGCTTAAAAATGAAATGCCCTCGAGTGATTTTTCTAAAATCGTGTTCCGCTTATACGGCGATGGCCCCGCCTTGAGTGAAATATTAAGCCTGGCAGATAAGCTGGGCGTTGCTGATAAGGTGCAGTATATGGGTTACCTCCAGCCCGCTGAAATGAGAAAGGAAGTTTTAAAAACCGGGGTGCTGATTCTTCCGCCGCTTAAGAATATTTACAGTGATCTTTTTTACACCATCAAGCTTATTGAAACCGTATATCTCAAAATTCCCGTAATAGCCACAAGGCTTAAAACATATTTAAGATATTACAGCGAGGATTCGCTGTTTTATTTTGATTCAGGAAGTGTTAATGAGCTTGCCGAAAAAATTAAAGAAGTGTATTATAATAAATCCCTGGTACAGCAAAAAACCTCAAGCGCCCGCGCTGACTACGATAAACTGAGCTGGGAAATTATGCGGGACAGGTATTTGGGGATTGTGGAAAAGCTATTGGTATAA
- a CDS encoding T9SS type A sorting domain-containing protein produces the protein MKTFIFIIILFSLFTFKTAAQVGCDPLLNSSLPPSPYIDGYITFDGKGDFLRTDDLNQLEFPYNSTDSFTISAELKIAQPYKAMYIFGKYRSAGWIVGYNTNESGYLSIYINNSWKRIFQLGSDTSWHKYDIKYSKQGLTLQTYVDGALTNTYSDFTYNSMADNCAFSVGNAGFFAQYGPQSVNLSSLWFKGSIASLKINANANTIVNYGFNEGGGQIARDSLTYFYSDRSYPGSSTCGVSHLMLGFMPSVDSCDPEWSAFDNPVNSRFTALGSGTQYWYSNNGMEYYAEHFSTAMTVWNNRLINTGYFNLAGGTDARCIAAWDGSTWEPLGGGLNHEALGLAGYKGSLYAAGYFDSAGSVEAKYIAKWDGISWQSVGGGFDNIVNTLIEFDGKLIAGGWFTTAGGSVITPSVAMWDGNEWSPMSSGMNGPVYTFCIYRGELYAAGDFTTASSVPAGGIAKWDGYKWQPAGTGVLGGEKAIYTLEVYNDELYAGGSFIKMDEIFCYNIAKYNGISWRAAGSGADGALCNASRGYISSLKVCNNELYAAGHFSRINGVIANKLARFNSINWCSVEYGVDLRPRALEVFNNDLIINGDFYSASGVDCNNIVKYTPVRNLTGIQNNNIPQNFKLEQNYPNPFNPETKISFSITENSRVTLKVFDITGKEIAVILNKDISAGNYTENFNAGKFASGVYIYRIEAASKDGVIKSESKKMVLIK, from the coding sequence ATGAAAACCTTTATATTTATAATAATTCTATTCTCATTATTTACATTTAAAACTGCAGCACAGGTAGGTTGTGACCCGCTTCTAAATTCCAGCCTGCCTCCATCTCCCTATATTGACGGTTATATTACATTTGACGGCAAGGGTGACTTTTTAAGAACAGACGATCTTAACCAGCTCGAGTTTCCGTATAACAGCACAGATAGTTTTACCATTTCAGCAGAATTAAAAATAGCTCAGCCATATAAGGCTATGTATATTTTCGGTAAATACCGTTCTGCCGGCTGGATAGTTGGATACAATACAAATGAATCAGGTTATTTAAGCATATATATCAACAACAGCTGGAAAAGGATCTTCCAGCTTGGTTCAGATACATCATGGCATAAATACGATATCAAATACAGCAAACAGGGTTTAACCCTCCAAACATATGTTGACGGTGCACTGACAAATACATACAGTGATTTTACATATAACAGCATGGCAGATAACTGCGCATTTTCAGTCGGAAACGCAGGCTTCTTTGCGCAGTACGGGCCGCAATCAGTGAACCTTTCATCCTTATGGTTCAAAGGTTCAATTGCCTCGCTTAAAATAAATGCAAATGCCAATACAATTGTAAACTACGGTTTCAATGAAGGCGGCGGACAGATAGCAAGAGACTCACTTACATATTTTTATTCCGATAGATCATACCCGGGCAGCTCAACATGCGGCGTATCGCACCTGATGCTTGGCTTTATGCCGTCAGTAGATTCATGCGACCCCGAGTGGAGTGCGTTTGATAACCCGGTGAACTCAAGGTTCACAGCACTTGGCAGCGGAACGCAATACTGGTACAGCAATAACGGAATGGAATACTATGCTGAGCATTTTTCAACTGCTATGACCGTGTGGAACAATAGGCTTATCAATACGGGATATTTTAATTTAGCGGGCGGAACGGACGCAAGATGCATTGCCGCATGGGATGGCAGTACATGGGAACCGCTTGGCGGAGGATTGAACCATGAAGCGCTTGGGCTCGCCGGATACAAAGGCAGCCTTTATGCTGCAGGATATTTTGATTCAGCCGGAAGCGTTGAAGCAAAATATATTGCAAAATGGGATGGTATATCCTGGCAAAGTGTTGGCGGAGGATTTGATAATATAGTTAACACACTTATTGAATTTGACGGCAAGCTGATTGCCGGAGGCTGGTTCACAACAGCCGGAGGAAGCGTAATAACGCCATCGGTGGCAATGTGGGACGGAAACGAGTGGAGCCCGATGAGCTCAGGAATGAACGGACCGGTCTACACATTCTGTATTTACCGCGGTGAGCTTTATGCCGCAGGTGATTTTACAACTGCAAGCAGTGTACCCGCAGGCGGTATTGCAAAATGGGACGGTTATAAATGGCAGCCCGCAGGCACCGGTGTTCTTGGCGGTGAGAAGGCAATATATACACTTGAAGTTTACAATGATGAGCTTTATGCCGGCGGTTCATTTATTAAAATGGATGAGATATTCTGCTATAATATTGCAAAGTATAATGGTATTAGCTGGCGTGCAGCCGGCAGCGGAGCTGACGGCGCATTATGCAATGCTTCAAGAGGCTATATCAGCTCACTGAAAGTTTGTAATAACGAGCTTTATGCAGCCGGACATTTCAGCAGGATAAACGGAGTAATTGCAAATAAGCTGGCACGCTTCAATAGTATTAACTGGTGCAGCGTTGAGTATGGTGTAGATTTGAGGCCAAGAGCCCTGGAAGTTTTTAATAATGACCTGATAATAAACGGTGATTTTTACAGCGCATCGGGAGTTGACTGCAACAATATTGTAAAATACACTCCGGTAAGAAATCTGACAGGGATACAAAATAACAATATACCACAAAATTTTAAGCTTGAGCAGAACTATCCGAATCCGTTCAACCCGGAGACAAAAATAAGCTTCAGTATTACAGAAAACAGCAGGGTTACATTAAAAGTATTTGATATTACGGGAAAAGAAATTGCAGTGATACTTAATAAAGATATATCAGCAGGTAACTATACTGAAAATTTTAACGCCGGTAAATTCGCTTCAGGTGTTTATATATACAGAATCGAAGCAGCATCAAAAGACGGTGTTATAAAGAGTGAAAGTAAAAAAATGGTTTTGATAAAATAA
- the xth gene encoding exodeoxyribonuclease III, whose product MAKKEIKIFCWNVNGIRAIWKKDFPKWFKKTSPDILCLQETKAQAEQLDDEIKKYCGCWSEFFSAEKKGYSGVATYSKIPPIDFKKGFGNPYYDNEGRVLQTDFKDFTIYNVYFPNGGRGPERVKYKLDFYNELFFNIEKKRKKQKNIIICGDYNTAHKEIDLARPKENSKNTGFLPEERAWIDTIINMGYIDIFREFNDKPEQYTYWDQITRARERNVGWRIDYFMITKEMRSMVTDAKIHSKIMGSDHCPIELVIKA is encoded by the coding sequence ATGGCAAAAAAAGAGATAAAAATATTCTGCTGGAATGTTAACGGTATAAGAGCGATCTGGAAAAAGGATTTCCCGAAATGGTTCAAAAAAACCTCGCCTGATATTTTATGCCTGCAGGAAACAAAGGCTCAAGCTGAACAGCTTGATGATGAGATCAAAAAATACTGCGGCTGCTGGAGTGAATTTTTCTCAGCCGAAAAAAAGGGATACTCAGGAGTTGCCACGTATTCAAAAATTCCCCCGATTGATTTCAAAAAAGGGTTCGGCAATCCATATTACGATAACGAAGGACGCGTACTGCAAACTGATTTCAAGGATTTCACTATATATAATGTTTACTTCCCGAACGGCGGCAGGGGACCCGAAAGAGTAAAATATAAGCTCGATTTCTATAATGAACTTTTTTTCAACATTGAAAAAAAACGCAAGAAGCAGAAGAACATAATCATTTGCGGTGACTATAATACAGCTCATAAGGAAATTGATCTTGCCCGCCCGAAAGAAAACTCAAAGAACACTGGATTCCTTCCGGAAGAAAGAGCATGGATAGATACTATTATTAATATGGGCTATATAGATATCTTCAGAGAGTTTAATGATAAGCCGGAACAATATACTTATTGGGACCAGATAACCCGCGCCCGTGAACGAAACGTTGGCTGGAGAATTGATTATTTTATGATCACCAAAGAAATGCGCTCAATGGTAACTGACGCTAAGATCCATTCCAAAATAATGGGAAGCGACCACTGCCCGATTGAGCTGGTCATAAAAGCATAA